The window tcataactcactgcagccttgaacccttgggctcaagggatcctcctgtttcggcctccccagtaactgggactacaggtgcatgccaccatatccagctactagtttttttgttttttgttttttattgtgggggttggtagagacagggtctcactatgttgcccaggctaatctgaaactcctgagctcaagcaatcctgccaccttggcgtcccaaagtatttggattacaggcatgagccatcatgcctgggcatcacttttttttaatacatgCTCCAGGTGACCATGTTTATAATTCATCTTAAAACTTTGCCCTGTATTAACATTAAACTCATTGGTTAATAGTATAAAAAATTCACCTTCTCTTTCAAAAATTCATTCTTCCATTCATTCCAAATTCATCCCTTCCATGTTTCACTATTCCCCAAAATTATCAACATGGATATGACAATCCTGTGCACAAgcttcttccatttgcttgggtGTCATTTATTGGACTAAACATGTGCTTCTCCACTGAGTGAGGAATGAGAAATAGTGGGACTTTTgagggttgttttatttttacaataactGCTTTCAACCATATTCTGACAAATCTCCCTTTGCTTTCTCTTAATCATGCCTTGGACAGACCAAAGAATTTCCTTGTCATTTTCCACAAACAAAATTCAGtctatttaaaaatgtcaatctCCTCTCTCATTTAAAACTTTCCCCATCTTGTCATCAGCTAAAATGTGGGAGGAGGACTTGGGGGTCGGGGGCAGTGGGAAGGGACATTGTCTACCCTtcagctcctcttcctcctcctccagcaccTTGGAGGGTCTGGGTGGGGATTCATGTTCCAGGCCAGTTCTGAGTCTAGTATTCCTCCACGCCTTCCCTTCCCAATGTTAACTACGCTGGCATTGAGgatgggagaagagagaagagggaaggaaacaTCTTCCCACATAAGTTGGGGGAGGCTGCCAGGAACCCGCGTTCTCACTTTGGCTCTGTTCTTCATCTGCTGCAGGAGGCCTCTGCTGATGTGATGCTTTTAAAGTGGGTGATGTGCGTGGTATTTTAGGGGAGATGTTCAGTTTCATCCTAATCCCCTGCATTTCCAAGAACCACACCCTGCGAAGAGAAGGAGGTAGCTGTTTCCCTTCAGCTCTGACAGCAGCTCAAGCTTCAAATCCACTTTCTATAAATCCTGGAGCCTCATGCAGCCACTGCAATCCCTCATAAAACTTTCAACTCACCTACTCCGTGCAGGCAGGGGAGAAGCTAGGCCACTCCTCATCATGACCATGATCTCCTTTCTCATCCCTTTCCCCATCTTCTTATGTGAGCTGGGATGAGGTTCAGCTATGGGGGCTATTGTTGAACATGGAAAGGATAGTTTAGGCTCCTATTAAAACACCCTGTCAGAAATATTGGGTCCCAAGTGGATTTGGGTTCCTTAGAATGTGAGGTACTTACCGCTTCTGTGCACTCAGCTTATTACCGGACAACAGAAAAAGCTGTACTCAAAATCCTGTTACAAACCCATGGCTGCTTGATGGCCAGAACCACGGTCAGAATTACAGGCCCCTCCCCATCTCAACCCCACGGGTCTCTGCCCTGTGTGAGGATGTGGGTCTCCACCTGAGAACCTCTGGCCTCTGTTTTCATAAGACCCTCTCTTTACATACGGAAACGAATAATTTTCTAGTCGCCCTTCGGCCTCCAACTTACCACAGACTGTATGTtagtttctttaatttcttcacgTTTAGTCTAAACGCTTCATCTGTGTTGCTGTCCTATAAACCCTGAGTGGTATGTACTCTGTTGTTGTAATAGAACTTctgtcttctctccatttttatgAATACAGTTCACTGGGtgagatggctcacgcctgtaattccagcactttgggaggccggggcaggtggatcacctgaggtcaggagttcaagactagcctggccaacatgacaaaaccccgtctctactaaaaatacaaaaattagctgagcgtggtggcacatgcctgtaatcccagctactcaggaagctgcagcaggagaattgtttgaatctgggaggcggaagttccagtgagctgagatcgtgccattgcactccagcctgggcaacagaacaactgtctcaaaaaataaaataaataaaaataaataaaataaataaaaatacagttgctgtgctcccccacccccatctcaaAGGTTGTACTAAAATGGGGGAAGATCAAAAACACAGACACCCTaactggagagaatgtggaaatGAAGATAAGTTGAAAGCCTGTGTCGTCAGAGAGTGGGGGCTTTTGTGGGGAATATAAGAAAGGTGgttggatgcagtgactcacacctgtaattctagcactttgggaggctgaggtgggcggattgcctgagttcaggggttcaagaccactctgggcaacacagtgaaaccttgtctctactaaaaatacaaaaattagccaggcgtggtggtgggtgcctgtagtcccagctactcagaaggctgaggcaggagaattgcttgaacccgggaggcagagagcgagactccacctccaaaaaaagaaaaaaaaagaaaggtgaccAATATCCCTACATTCCCACTAGGCACACAGTgggaataaataagtaaataaataaataaggaaatagacTTGAAGAAAGATGtttgagtttgcttttttttaaagcagaattttggctgggcacgctggctcacacctgtaatcccaacactttaggaagccaaggtgggaggatcgctcgagtccagaagtttgagactagcctgggcagcgtaccaaaaccctgtctctatctaaaaataaaaataaataaaattaaaataaacaaataaaagcagaatTTTATAATAGCGAAGAGGAAGTATTGAAGTGAAACATAAAATTACCTTCCCTGGGAGTAATGAAGGTGGGGGCTGGAGGATAAAGACTTGCCTGTCTGGATCTCttctgctctgctttttttttttttttttttttttttatgacagagtttcgctcaggctggagtgcaatggtgcaatcttggctcaccacaacatctgcctcccaggttcaagcaattctccagtcagcctccgagtagctgggattataagcatgtgctaccacgcttggctaattttgtttttttgtttgtttgctttgttttgttgttttactagagatggatttttccatgttggtcaggctggtctcaaactcccggcctcagctgatccaccgcctctgcctcccaaaagtactgggattacaggcatgagccaccatgcccggctgctcTGCTTCTTAGTGGAGACTAAGGGGGTGGGTaggattcattcactcattcagcaaatacttactgagAGCCTCTAATGTGCTAGACAATTTTAAGTGACAGAACTGTAGAAGTGAACAAACCAGGcaaaaacagacaataaacaaatagtcaatgaaatatttattctgtcAGATCATGCTGGGTACGGTGGAgataaacaaaagaagaaaggcaggTGGGAGAGGCGAATGTGGGGATGAGAGAGTGAGAGTGGGATGATTGCTTCAAATAGAGTTGTAAGGAAAGACCTGGTGGAAAGGTGACCTTTGAGCAGAGCCCCAAGTAGAGTAGAGATTACAGATAGGTTAGCAGACCACTGGGgaaaaagcattccaggcagagggaatggccAATGCAAAGGCCTGGAGATGCAAACATGTAGAGCACGTTCCCACAACAGCAGACAgcaagtgtggctggagcagtGAGGAGGGGTGAGTGGTAGGAAATGAGGTCAAAGAGGATGACCAAAGTCTCAGATATGTCATTCTTTAATTTCATGATTCAATGCTGCATTTATGGAACATTCCTAAGCACCAGATACAAAACCATGCTCGGGGgaggtattttaaaaaaacaaacaaaactaaaagtagCTACAGAAACTGTTTAGGTATCAACTCTATCAGAGGTAACCGCCAGTCTCTTTCTGGCTAAAATACAACGTTTTCAAGTCTCTTCTGCTACGTCAAGCCATAGATAACCTACCAGCAATCTATGATTAAAAGTTTTCCAATTTACACATCGTCTTTTAACTTGACAGTAACAAAAAATATCACCATAGGAGTAAATTCAATGGGAAATTTTACAGCCAAACTATAAAGAAGCATAATGTGGCAGGGGGTTAACGCAAAATCCAGAAACCTGTCTGTGTTCCTCAGACCCATTTCTTAGGGACATTTGTTTACCGTGAATtttgctgggatttacaggcccTGGGGAACAGTTCTGTGGCAAGTGCCTGTCAATACCTACAGACAGCTCAAAAAGAAAGGCCTGGGTTTCTTTTTCCTTGGCTTTCTTCtcgcctctccccacccccaccccagagcaGAACACTGAAGGATCTGAGAGAAAAGCCCTGCAGCTCATCAAGATCAAGGCAGGCATTATATTTCAAGTTGAAGTTCAAAACAGCTTGCTTTTTGCTGAGACGTCTTACTTCCTGAAATCAGATGGCGCCTTTTAGTGCTTCAGTGTGCTGAGTCACAAATGAGCTACACACTCGCTCTTTCATTTCAGGCTGCCAGGCTGAGAACTCGTCTTCTTCCTTGGTAAAGGGAATGCAAGGACCCAGTCGAGAACACCTTTGGAAGAGGTTTCTGTGAAGCAGAAACCTTTCTCCTTGCTTTATTTTACCTTGAGGAAATTGCACACCccagaagtaattttttttaaaagtctgtacaTAATCTTTACATGGTATCACCTACAGCTGCCTAATGACTACagtgttgattttattttagctTATGTTTACCCATTTATTGTAGTGTATTCAAACATGGATGACAAAGATATTAGAAAATTCTAGCCCTCCAGAGAGTCATTCAGTTTAGAGCCCTGGAAGCTGAGAAATAGTTGTTGCCCATGGTTCAGTCTTGCTGGAAGACAGGTTTTGGTGAATTAATGACCCACCAATAAAAATTGGACAATTTcacataaaaaattcaaatttggaGATGCCCTTGGAAACTTGAGAGATCTGCTAACGCTGGACTAAAATTTCTGCATAAGAACAATTGGCGAGACCCTTCAGCCAGACTTGGAGACAGAATGGGTGCTAGGAGCATGTGATGTCCTCCCTGGGTCATCACTCACCTGATACCACTGCATTCCTCCCCAGTAGTGCCTGTCCCTGTCACATGCACCTGGGACCCTCACCCGGTCCAGCCACtttatttgacagatgaggaaagtggggTTCAGAGAATCATAATGACTTGTCCAGTGTCACCCAATTAGATAAAAGTAGGAGCCAAGATTCTGGTCCCCTTTCCAAGATGCTCTCATTCCCTGGGACTCCAGTTGTAAATGAAATTCAGCCACATTTGAAGCAGTATCTCAGATGATATTAGCTCTGAAGtgattttaattataaatcaTCACTAGAAACTAATGAAGGCATCAAAGCTATGATACTGGTATAGATGGGAAGGACTGGGGAAAAGTATAACTAGGAGATAAAACATTTCCTGAGGGATTTCAAATTTAAGtaatctatatttaaaatatcatgatTTTTGTGAGTCACAGAGTAGAGCAATGAAAACCTGGATAAAAATCACATCCTAATTTAACTAGACTGAATAAATTGGAAACAATTATTTCTTGGATTTTTAGAGGCTTTTTTAAATACAAGAATTCTGCCCATCTATCTACTTCATCATATTAATTCATGGTAatacattaaatgaaaataaatcagtaattaTTGAGGCCTTTCAGGATTCTTTATaaccaattatttattttccttataaggTAAACTTATGCATTCTCTGAAAAAAATCTTGTTTACACTGGTGGTTGTATTATAAATGTACATGTAATACAAAAAATACGCTGGCCCTGATAACCCTGgtgttattttttccttgttgCATCAATTCCAAATAGAAATGTCAGTTTTCCTAGATTAATTTTTCTATACACTATTGGTACGTAGTCATACTCCATCCTGCTTCCTAGGAAGCTCACACTTCACCTGCACCATCCTCAGATACTTTTCACCTTGAAAGGGCTTGAAAAGAAACCAGAATATTTCCATGGAAAAGTATGTGATCTGGAAATGATCTGCCAGGCCTCCcgctaaaagaaaaaagtactaaCCAGATATAGCTATCATTGATGAGACAAGTGGAACATGCTACATGTTTTACAGTCCCACAGCTCTTTCAGCATAGCCAGCAAACAAGAGGCTTCACTTCTTACCACATTAGCAGCCATCTAAACCTATGTAACAGTAAGAGATAGTCGAAGTACAATGCTGTTCAGTAATGCTGTAATGTCATTGGAAATTGTGGTTGCTAAAATTAAACTGACACTTGGCAGAAATTAGCATAACACTTTCCATCACAGCCTTATGACAGAAAGAGTGTCTGCGTGGCACAGGCAATGCTGAGAGCAGAGCTGTGCATCACCAGAGGGATCAACATCTGAGGCCATGCAGAGAAAGCTTTGAAGGGATTGGAAACCCACAATCACAAAAATGCCACAGTCTCCCATCCCTTCACAGGGACACAGAAGTCGATGCTCAAATTCAAAGTCCAAACTTCTCTTTGCCTTTTGACTGTGTTTTTTTCACCAGATGGGAGGAGGAGCTCCATGTTTGGGCAAAGAAAAGGAAGGCTTTATTTTATCATCTGCCAGCATGagttttctccttctcctccccaccgccCTCAGGATCAAGGCGAACTCCTTAGGAACACTCCTTAATTGGCAGAGGGCTACTTTTAAGGCAATGGGAAGACACTCCTCTCCCCTGGGGCCCAGAATATGTCCTCCATGCTGGCAGTGTTTTATTCTATCCTAAAGCATATGTCAGCTTCCTCACTACACAGCTCAGGAGTCCAGTGCAACTAAAGAGTTAAATTCCTTGGAAATAAGACCAGTGAAGACTCCTGGAGCTGTGCAGGTGCAGAATTACAGCCTGCCACTGCTCGTCAGACCACAGATTCCCAAGACTCTGCACAGGGTCTCAGGGATAGCAACATTTAGGTCTTCttgttttgccatttaaaaaaataaataaaagaaagaaatttccatCTTCTCGCATAGAAATGAGCACGCAGTAGGTACTctgagtaaatatttgtcaaatagtCAACACGGTTTTACAATATTTCACCCAAGCTCCTTTCCACCCCTGTAAATCTCAGTCTGATTTCAGCTTTCCTAATCCACAGATGGCCAGTTTAGGGCCAGATCATCTGACATAAGAGCAAAAGGGCTATGTCCTCTTGTGGGAGGCAGGGCAAAGCTCTGCATTGTAATGAAGTCACCTTATTCAATGGCACGAATTCACACAGTTTAGAAGTCCAAGAATAATGAAACTGGTAAACATACAAACCAATCAGGCAAAATGAAAACCAAGGAAAGTTTATCTTTTCTTAGCCAAGAGGGGGAAAGGCCAAGGTATGTAAGacatacaccacagaatactttgttctttcttttttatttagtcaCGACACATCAGTACAACAGAGGTCAAACCCAGTTCAGTGGAGGTCGTTTAACTACACCTGCTAAAAGAATAAAcctgaaaaatgatattttatagcccaaatcaaattaaataaatcaaacagAAGGAGGCAGGAAAGCCCTTTTAAATACCTTGGCAACCACAGTTCCATGCACCAAAAGGAAAACTCACATAAAAATTTCCagttaaaagaaaacatggcagtTCCAGGAAAATTAGGTTATGCATTTAACAGGTTCCACTGTACTACTCAATTGACCACTTGCACACCATGATCACTTATCCATGTTAACATTTGTGAATTTGAGATCCGTGTGATTAAAAATTCATTGCATTGCTGGGGCTGGTAAATGCAGGCGTATTCTATTCAATTACCTTCAGTTTCCTTTCCACCAACACTCCAAATGAGACCTAATCTATCAGTGGCTCTCTCCTAACTAAATCAGAACTGCCAGTCCTGGCAGACACCAGCAGCTGGTCAGATGGATTCAGGGCCATGAATAGTTTGTACATTCAAACTATTCTGCTACCTTTCTGCTATAGGAAGCAGAGAATTTACTAGTCTTCTTTCTTGGATAAAGCTGATCATCTGATTTGTCAACGCTTTGttcagaaatataaaattcaatacagttcccctccccccaaaagaatattatttataCAACACCTTAATCtgtcaaaatattaacaaacagaATCATGTTAACATTAAGCATAGTGGTTTGGAAAATTAATTCTAAAAACAGACCATAACTATACAAGgagaaaaacagaccaaaaataCTAAATGTTAAGATTCCCCAAATTTTGGGGCAAAAACGGAATCATTCTGGTTTACAAAGTAAATTAGGCACAGTACAAACCTATCACGAAATGTTGGCTTATACTCACTATTTCAATTTAATGTCTTGAACAAAATTTAACAACTAGTTTGTAAAAACTGCTAATACATGACATgatgaaaaaaacattaaaaaagaaaaaagtaaaccaaCAAACCtttagtctttaaaaagaaatttatctgAAAGTGtacctttttcctttttacttttactGACGACTTTAAGGTGATGTTGGCAACAGTCCAGCCCAGCTGGGATTTTAAACTTTCCCCTCCCTCATTCTACATCAGTTCTTTAAAAAGCTCCAATCTCCGTCCCCCAAGGTCTATAGGGCTTGCCAAGGTTTGCAGCCTGCGTGGGTGCTGAAGGGCTCAATGCATTGGGAGACAGTAAGTGGAAGGAGCCGAAAGAGAAGGGGAAGGCCGACAGGGAGGCCACTGAGGAGAGCAGAGGCGGCGACAGTTTGGAGGCGGAGGTGACCACAGGGAGCACCGGTCCGAGGCTGCCGCTAGGGGGCGCTCGCAAAGCAGGCGCCTCCGGATGTGCTGAGCCCAGCCTGCCCTGGTGGTGCGGTTCCGTGGGTGAGGCCGTGGTGGCCGCGTTGCCGTGGCCGTTCTGGGGCAGTAACAGCGGGTGAGCGATGTGCGGGTGATGTCCAAAGGCGGTCCCCCAGGGAATGTGTCCGAGGCCCGCGTGGGCGCCGCTCGCGGCTTCCCGCTGGGAGGCGTAGTTGTTGAGATGTGAGACCAGTCGAACTCGAAGCGGGTCAGAGGCATCTAGTCCTTCAATGATGCTCAGATAACGGGCAACTTCTGCCAGGCATTCCCGAAATCCCAAACTCCGATAGTCCATAGCAAGGGCGTGCGCATCAAAGTAGcctaaggaaaagaacaaaagaaaaatctcaggGCTTTGCCCGTTTCCCGCATTTCTTCAGTCCCAGAGACAGCCCTTCCTGGCAGATACCTGCATCCCGTAAAACACGACAGTCAAGGGTTCTTTCGAAAGTCTAAATATTTTGGAGTCGACCAAAATCTTTGCATTAATCAACATAGGCAGAATGTGTTTGCTAATGCAAGTTCAAAGCCCAATTAGAAGCTGCAGAGCAGAAATTGGAATTATACCCTACCAGCAGATGAAACTATGCTCATTCCTTTAATGTTTtccctcaacaacaacaaaaaatacatcaAGGACAGAGAAACCACAGAGCAGTGAAATTCATTAGACACACAGATGTAAGCTATCATCGTGGAGCTTTTAGGCACTTGGACCTCAGTAAAGCATTTTCCTGctggagacagacacacagaccttGGTCTCCTGTTAGGTTTCCTCTACTTAACCGCAATACATTTCTTTCCTCAAGAGGCACGTGGCagcgcatttttttttttaatcccatatACCAAAATAAGACCACATAttgtttttaaatgctttttctcaAAATAGCAATGGACAAATGTGAGAGCTACCTGATCTGAATCAGGGCTGTCACAACTTCTGAAGACCTCACAAATAATAGGTATTTTCCAAAAGATGCACTAGTTCAATCTGCAGAGAGTTGGGGTGGTGAATTCACTGGAGAAGATTCTATGTGCATTTGAAAATGTACTGACAGGGaactgcacacaccacacactgttctctccccacccccaaagaAAAATCAGGCAGCTACTGCACCAATCCTGGCCTTCAGTCGCTGCTCACTCTCTACCAACCACTCAGAGCCCCCACTAGGTCTAGGAGATGTACCTTTCCCTCCTGCCGTATGCAGCATTTTCAGGTGATCCACAGTCATCTGCAGGATCTCGGCTTTTTCTAGCTTAGCAGATCCCTAAAGATGAGAATGGCAAAAAGATTGATTTGGCACAAGTTCCTTTGGGGAACAACTTAAAATATGCAAACATACATACAAAGATATATGCTTTGTAAAGCGTAAAGTATGGACTAAAGAAAAATCAGTTGTCTTCACAAAATACGCTGGCATCTGTACGAATTCATCTAGGCACAAGCAACACAGCTATTTTCCAAGGCGGATGAGATTAATGGAGGGAAGATTCAGAAGGTGCGGACAGCGACGCTGAGAGCTTTACCTACTTGTTCCATTACCTGCTTCTCAAAAGCACTGGGTACTAGCCTTCTCAGCTCAGACAAACTGTTATTGATCCGGTCTCGTCGGCGCTTCTCAATTATCTGCAGAAggcaagcaaaacaaagaaaggtATTACCATTACGACTGtaaatttcaaatacaaaaaaaggtGGTTATTTCCattaattaataacaaaaataaaacgaGATTGTAAAGAGACTCACTCCTCTCCGTCTTTTTCTGGCCAAAATCTGGGAAGACGTAGTTGGGGACATGGAACCTAGAGCTGAACTCAAgtttctgaaaagagaaaaagcacaaacaaaaactgaaatcgCCGTTAAACGAGGAGAGGTGACCTGAGAGGTCGCCCCCCACACCCTCCCCGCACTCAGACTTTTTTGCCACTTGGGCTGGAAGGCGCCCAGGGGTTCCCTGGCCGCGGGCTGCCGCCAGCCCGCGACGCGCGGAGGTCAGCGCAGAGCACCGGCGCGCCAAGAGTCCCCGCCCGCTGTCACCGCGGCGGGCCTGCGCTCGCCTCCCGCTCTGGCTCCGCTCCGCCGCCGCCAGCTCACCCATTCTCGTCCGCACTCTCCTTCTCCACCTCGATGGTCTCGTCCAGCTCGCTGTCCGAGGAGCTGTACTCGGGGTGAGCTCGCTTCATGCTGGCTGCCCGGAGGATGCAGGGGAGGGTCGGCGCGGCAGGCAGGGAGGAGTTAACTACAGCGGCACGTCTCCGCGCTCGGCTGCTCGCGTTCAGCACACACTGATCCCGCTCACGCTTTGCCTCTGGTTAAAACTCAACCATCCTTTCCCACGCTGAGCCCCTTCCCAGGGCACTGGGGAGGGCGGGGGAGCGGGGAAGGCGGGCGAGGGGGCGGAGAGGCGGGGCGGCAGCTCCAGGGCAACAGCCGCCCCCCAGCCAATCCGGTTTCTTCGCCGCTGACTGGCAGCCGCTCCGGGGAGGGGCGGGAGCGAGGCCGAGGGCGCGAGCGGACCGCGCCCCCGCCCTCCGCGCCCTCCCCTGCCCGGCGGCGGTGCGTCGGCTCCGCGGGGGCTCTGCCCGGCCTGCACTcaggggaaggaggaggtgcGGGAGGCCGGGCCGGGACACAAGCCCGCCGGCGGCCGcggcccctccccgccccgcgcGCCCCGATTGGCCTGGCCGCGCGCCAGGGCCGCGCCTGCAGCGCCTCCGGTGAGCCGCACGCGCCGCGGGCCGTGGGAAAGTGCCGGCGCCGCGGCCGCCAGCCAATCCGGGCGGCCGGCGACGGCGACGGCGGCGGCCGcgctggcggcggcggcggcgctggGCGTCCGCATGAATGGAGAAGAATGGGCAGGCGGGGAGCCCGGCCGCGCGAGGGCGCGCCGGCGGGGGCTGGGTGGCCGCGGGCCGGGCCCCCAGTGTGAACCTGTAATCGGAGCCTGGGCGCCGGCCGGCCTCGGAAGCCGCCGCCTAGCGCCACCGTAAATCTCGCCCGCGTGGCCGCCAGTTCCCGGCGGCTGGAGGCGCGCGCTGTTGGCGGGGCTGTGCCGGGTGCACCTGGTCAGGCCGCGCGCCTGCGGCTCCGCGGATCCCGCGGGGAGAGGGGGCGCCGGGCGCGTCCACAGTGGCCACCAGTCCAGGGGCGGTCACATGGAGGAGCAAGCTGTGGGCTCAGGGAACGCTCTTTTTGGATTTCTGGGACCGAGGCCGCACATGCAGCCAGACTCGTTTCCGCAGGGGCTTCCCAGCCGCGGGATGGAATGAATACCCCTGTGCATCTCATTTCCGGGGAAGTGGAGCACTTGTTTTCTCGGCTGactttgggggggaaaaaaaaaccaatggtCCCTGGGGATAATCATTAtgcttgggttttttgttgtctctgtgcacacacacacacacacacccggcgTTGGCGGCCAGATCCTCTCAGCGGGCGACAGGGTGGCGGTGCTGGCGTTTGCGTCTGAGGCTGGCCTTGCTGAGGGAATGCACGTCTCTGGCCCCAGACACACACCTCTGGCTTCGGTGGCTTGACGTGGCGTGTACTGGCTGCTACGTGAAGTCCCCCCCGAGTCCACCaagaagacagattttttttaaatacagttgtAAATCTCGAAACTGATTTCTGATTCCAGAAACAGAATGGTTGTTTTAAATTGGAAAATCCGGCCTTCTGTCCCTTACAAACGTGCAGAGCAATTCGCATTCGTCTCAGATCCACTCTGGAGGTTGTAGTCCTGTCTGTGAGGGAAAGCTTAGTACCTACCGGTGAGGATAACAAAAGGCTTTTCTCTTTGCAAAATGCTTCCTGGTTTCTAGACTTCCTTATTGATCTCAAtgccatctttcttttcttttcttttctttctctctctctctctctctctttctctctttctctgttccattttctgagatagagtctcgctctgtctcccaggctggagtgcagtgctgcgatctcggctcactgcaagcgattcaagcgattctcctgcctcagcctccccagaagctgggattacagacgcgcgccaccatgctcagctaattgtttttggtaattttagtagagacgaggtttcaccatgttggccaggctggtctcaaactcctgaccacaggtgatccgcctgccttggcctcccaaagtactgggattacaggcgtgagccacagcacccggcctcaATGCCATGTTAACACACCCTGGATGTGCTAGGGCCTGAAAATACAAAGGTGACCCAAAAGTCATCCAGCCTGCACTCCTAGAACTCATATCctagagagaagacagagaataCACAATAAAATAGTTATGGATGCTCCAATGCTTGGAAGCACTCCTTGGTAAGGAAAAACAAGGGGGTGAGGATTCTTTATGAGGTCTGGGAAGGCCTGTTCTGTGTTTGGAAGGGGACTTAAGATCAAGAAGAGGTGAACTAGGTGGTTCAGTAATAACCATGAAGGAAGGGGTGGAGACCCCT of the Chlorocebus sabaeus isolate Y175 chromosome 8, mChlSab1.0.hap1, whole genome shotgun sequence genome contains:
- the HEY1 gene encoding hairy/enhancer-of-split related with YRPW motif protein 1 isoform X1, whose protein sequence is MKRAHPEYSSSDSELDETIEVEKESADENGNLSSALGSMSPTTSSQILARKRRRGIIEKRRRDRINNSLSELRRLVPSAFEKQVMEQGSAKLEKAEILQMTVDHLKMLHTAGGKGYFDAHALAMDYRSLGFRECLAEVARYLSIIEGLDASDPLRVRLVSHLNNYASQREAASGAHAGLGHIPWGTAFGHHPHIAHPLLLPQNGHGNAATTASPTEPHHQGRLGSAHPEAPALRAPPSGSLGPVLPVVTSASKLSPPLLSSVASLSAFPFSFGSFHLLSPNALSPSAPTQAANLGKPYRPWGTEIGAF
- the HEY1 gene encoding hairy/enhancer-of-split related with YRPW motif protein 1 isoform X2 — protein: MKRAHPEYSSSDSELDETIEVEKESADENGNLSSALGSMSPTTSSQILARKRRRGIIEKRRRDRINNSLSELRRLVPSAFEKQGSAKLEKAEILQMTVDHLKMLHTAGGKGYFDAHALAMDYRSLGFRECLAEVARYLSIIEGLDASDPLRVRLVSHLNNYASQREAASGAHAGLGHIPWGTAFGHHPHIAHPLLLPQNGHGNAATTASPTEPHHQGRLGSAHPEAPALRAPPSGSLGPVLPVVTSASKLSPPLLSSVASLSAFPFSFGSFHLLSPNALSPSAPTQAANLGKPYRPWGTEIGAF
- the HEY1 gene encoding hairy/enhancer-of-split related with YRPW motif protein 1 isoform X3, which encodes MGLKKKMRCHVPLEERNVLRLSRGNLTGDQGYFDAHALAMDYRSLGFRECLAEVARYLSIIEGLDASDPLRVRLVSHLNNYASQREAASGAHAGLGHIPWGTAFGHHPHIAHPLLLPQNGHGNAATTASPTEPHHQGRLGSAHPEAPALRAPPSGSLGPVLPVVTSASKLSPPLLSSVASLSAFPFSFGSFHLLSPNALSPSAPTQAANLGKPYRPWGTEIGAF